The following are from one region of the Polaribacter marinaquae genome:
- a CDS encoding phosphoribosylaminoimidazolesuccinocarboxamide synthase, with product MNTINETNFQFPNQKSVYKGKVREVYNIDNELLVMIATDRLSAFDVILPRQIPFKGQILNQIATKMMNDTADIVPNWLFANPDENVAVGHLCDPFKVEMVIRGYVSGHAAREYKLGKRMLCGVNMPEGLKENDKFPEPLITPSTKADNGEHDEDISREDILAKGIVSEEDYIVLENYTRALFKRGTEIAAKRGLILVDTKYEFGKTKDGKIVLIDEIHTPDSSRYFYADGYQERQDNNEPQKQLSKEFVRQWLIENGFQGKEGQAIPEMNDEKIIEISNRYIELYEQITGEAFTKATTDNVLNRIENNVLKFLASK from the coding sequence ATGAATACAATTAACGAAACTAATTTTCAGTTTCCGAATCAGAAATCTGTTTACAAAGGAAAAGTAAGAGAAGTTTATAATATAGATAATGAACTTTTGGTAATGATAGCCACAGATAGATTATCTGCATTTGATGTTATTTTACCAAGACAAATTCCGTTTAAAGGTCAGATTTTAAATCAAATTGCGACCAAAATGATGAATGATACCGCAGATATTGTTCCGAATTGGTTATTTGCCAATCCAGATGAAAATGTAGCCGTTGGTCATTTATGTGATCCTTTTAAGGTAGAAATGGTTATAAGAGGTTATGTTTCTGGGCACGCAGCAAGAGAATATAAATTAGGTAAAAGAATGCTTTGTGGTGTAAATATGCCAGAAGGTTTAAAGGAAAACGATAAATTTCCAGAACCTTTAATTACACCTTCTACAAAGGCAGATAATGGCGAGCATGACGAAGATATTTCTAGAGAAGATATTTTAGCGAAAGGAATTGTTTCTGAAGAAGATTACATCGTCTTAGAAAATTACACAAGAGCTTTATTTAAAAGAGGAACTGAAATTGCGGCAAAAAGAGGCTTAATTTTAGTAGATACTAAATATGAATTTGGTAAAACGAAAGATGGTAAAATTGTTTTAATTGATGAAATTCATACACCAGACTCTTCTCGTTATTTTTATGCTGATGGATACCAAGAAAGACAAGATAATAACGAACCACAAAAACAATTGTCTAAAGAATTTGTAAGACAATGGTTAATAGAAAATGGTTTTCAAGGTAAAGAAGGACAAGCAATACCAGAAATGAATGATGAAAAAATCATCGAAATTTCTAATAGATATATAGAATTATATGAACAAATTACCGGAGAAGCTTTTACAAAAGCTACTACAGATAATGTTCTAAATAGA
- a CDS encoding PhoH family protein produces the protein MNERIIELEEINPKDFFGAHNSTIEQLKRYFPKIKIVARGSKMKIYGESELLDEFEIRLDRLIKYYNRYNKLDENSIERILTSNGNEEKTSASKKAKDVLVHGVSGRLIKAQTENQRKMVSLMAKNDMLFAVGPAGTGKTYTAVALAVKALKEKEVRRIILTRPAVESGENLGFLPGDLKEKLDPYMQPLYDALRDMIPHERLESHLEKGVIQIAPLAFMRGRTLDNAFVILDEAQNTTHNQMKMFLTRMGKNAKFIITGDPGQIDLPRKQVSGLKESLLALKDIEGIAQVYLDDKDVVRHRLVKRIISAYKSIETE, from the coding sequence TTGAACGAACGCATTATAGAGCTAGAAGAAATAAACCCAAAAGACTTTTTTGGGGCACATAATAGTACCATAGAACAATTAAAAAGGTATTTTCCGAAGATAAAAATCGTCGCAAGAGGATCTAAAATGAAAATTTACGGCGAGTCTGAACTTTTAGACGAGTTTGAAATTCGATTAGATCGATTGATAAAATACTATAACCGTTATAATAAATTAGACGAAAATAGTATCGAGCGTATTTTAACATCAAATGGAAACGAAGAAAAAACAAGTGCTTCTAAAAAAGCAAAAGATGTTTTGGTGCATGGTGTTAGCGGTAGATTAATTAAAGCACAAACAGAAAACCAGCGTAAAATGGTTTCTTTAATGGCTAAAAATGATATGTTATTTGCTGTTGGTCCTGCAGGAACAGGTAAAACATATACCGCAGTTGCTTTGGCTGTAAAAGCTTTAAAAGAAAAAGAAGTACGTAGAATTATTTTAACAAGACCTGCTGTAGAATCTGGTGAGAATTTAGGTTTTTTACCAGGAGATTTAAAAGAAAAATTAGATCCTTATATGCAACCTTTATATGATGCATTAAGAGATATGATTCCGCATGAAAGGTTAGAATCTCATTTAGAAAAAGGAGTTATTCAAATTGCGCCTTTAGCATTTATGAGAGGTAGAACCTTAGACAATGCCTTTGTAATTTTAGATGAGGCACAAAATACAACTCATAATCAAATGAAAATGTTTTTAACCAGAATGGGTAAAAACGCAAAGTTTATAATTACCGGCGATCCTGGGCAAATAGATTTACCAAGAAAACAAGTTTCTGGTTTAAAAGAATCTTTATTAGCTTTAAAAGATATTGAAGGTATTGCACAAGTTTATTTAGACGATAAAGATGTTGTAAGACATAGATTGGTTAAGAGAATTATTTCTGCATACAAAAGCATAGAAACAGAATAG